The Clostridium sp. AWRP genome has a window encoding:
- a CDS encoding NCS2 family permease, which produces MESGVNGQKNSFLESFFKLKDNNTNVKTEILAGFTTFITMAYIIFVNPSVLRIAGMNSAGVVGDAASKFNVGSDPIVSAVFVATCLAAAVGTFIMGFYANLPFAQAPGMGLNAFFTYTVCLTLGFNWHQALTAVLTSGILFIIITVTSIREKIVDAIPQNLKYAMSGGIGLFIALIGLKSGGIIVSNKSTLVGFGNFAQPGTLLTIIGVLIIGVLMARNVTGSILIGIILTTLIGIPLKVTSLANLHIFSAPPSLAPTFAAFDFSGLFSKGGTSIAGAILSFIMVVITICLVDLFDTIGTLVGTATKAGMVDENGKVLRLKKALICDAVATTAGSFFGTSTINTYVESTSGVTAGGRTGLTAVTVGILFILSLFFSGLVGVVPSQATAPALIIVGALMMGVIKNIDFGDFTEALPCFFAISLMAFSYSIANGIAVAMIIYPIVKIATGRGKELSPIVYVLAVLFVLRYLLLPFE; this is translated from the coding sequence ATGGAAAGTGGAGTTAATGGACAGAAAAATTCGTTTCTAGAATCATTCTTTAAGTTAAAAGACAACAACACAAATGTAAAGACAGAAATTCTAGCTGGATTCACTACTTTTATTACTATGGCCTATATAATATTTGTTAATCCAAGTGTTCTTAGAATAGCGGGTATGAATTCAGCAGGTGTAGTTGGAGATGCGGCTTCAAAGTTTAATGTAGGCTCTGATCCTATTGTGTCAGCGGTATTTGTTGCTACTTGTCTAGCTGCTGCTGTTGGGACATTTATAATGGGGTTCTACGCAAATTTGCCTTTTGCTCAAGCTCCAGGTATGGGTCTTAATGCATTCTTTACTTACACAGTATGTTTAACATTGGGTTTTAACTGGCACCAAGCTCTTACTGCAGTATTGACTTCAGGTATTTTGTTTATAATTATTACAGTTACATCCATACGAGAAAAAATTGTTGATGCCATACCTCAAAATTTAAAATATGCTATGTCTGGTGGTATAGGACTTTTTATTGCACTTATTGGTTTAAAAAGTGGTGGAATAATAGTTTCAAATAAATCAACACTTGTTGGATTTGGAAATTTTGCACAACCAGGAACATTGCTTACTATAATAGGGGTTTTAATAATTGGCGTACTTATGGCAAGAAATGTTACAGGGTCTATTCTTATAGGCATTATTTTAACCACACTTATAGGTATACCACTTAAAGTTACTTCTCTTGCAAATTTACACATCTTTAGTGCACCACCTTCTCTTGCACCTACTTTTGCAGCTTTTGATTTTTCCGGCCTTTTTTCAAAAGGAGGCACTTCTATAGCAGGAGCAATTTTGAGTTTTATTATGGTTGTTATAACAATTTGTTTGGTTGATCTTTTTGATACTATTGGAACACTTGTTGGAACTGCTACAAAGGCAGGGATGGTAGATGAAAACGGTAAAGTTTTAAGACTTAAGAAAGCTCTTATCTGTGATGCAGTAGCAACAACTGCAGGATCATTTTTTGGAACAAGTACTATTAATACTTATGTTGAATCAACCTCTGGTGTTACGGCAGGAGGAAGAACCGGTCTCACAGCAGTAACCGTAGGTATATTATTTATTCTTTCATTATTTTTTTCAGGACTTGTTGGAGTAGTTCCTTCACAGGCTACAGCACCAGCACTTATTATAGTAGGTGCCTTAATGATGGGAGTAATCAAAAATATAGATTTTGGTGACTTTACAGAAGCATTACCATGTTTCTTTGCTATTTCATTAATGGCTTTTAGTTATAGTATAGCAAATGGTATAGCAGTTGCAATGATCATTTATCCTATAGTAAAAATAGCTACTGGTAGAGGTAAAGAACTCAGTCCAATAGTGTATGTTCTTGCTGTATTATTTGTACTAAGGTATTTACTACTTCCGTTTGAGTAG
- the guaD gene encoding guanine deaminase, giving the protein MEGIYIVKGNIIFTKIFGKFEVFENGYIVVEGKCVKGVYKNLPEKFSKIRIIDYGDAIIIPGFVDLHLHASQYGNLGLGLDKELMPWLQEYTFPEEAKYADINYAKKVYSALIRDLWRFGTTRACVFATIHKDSTKLLMDLFGESGLSAYVGKVNMNRNSPEYLVENTEDSIYDTEEILKEYCTKYELVKPIITPRFVPSCSMKLLKSLGNLAKKYNVPVQSHLCENNDEVSFVKKLHPDCKNYARVYDRAGLLGDVPTIMAHCILVDEDEIGLMNRKNVFIAHNPSSNCNLSSGIAPIRRFVTRGIPVGLGSDISAGHSLSMTNVIVNSAQVSNLKWLESSKVDKSFSTAELFYLATKGGGKFFGKVGSFENGYEFDALVIDDSNLAIFRQLSIEERLQKFIYTGDDRNIKERYVAGKKIEEPKCY; this is encoded by the coding sequence ATGGAAGGCATATATATTGTTAAGGGTAATATTATATTTACTAAAATTTTTGGCAAATTTGAAGTATTTGAAAATGGGTATATTGTAGTTGAAGGTAAGTGTGTTAAAGGTGTATATAAAAATCTTCCTGAAAAGTTTAGTAAGATAAGGATTATAGATTATGGAGACGCAATTATAATACCAGGATTTGTTGATTTGCATTTACATGCATCACAATATGGAAACCTAGGATTAGGACTTGACAAAGAACTTATGCCATGGCTCCAAGAGTATACTTTTCCTGAGGAAGCAAAATATGCAGACATTAACTATGCAAAAAAGGTGTACTCGGCTTTAATAAGAGATTTGTGGAGATTTGGTACCACAAGGGCATGTGTTTTTGCAACCATTCATAAAGATTCAACAAAACTTTTAATGGATTTATTTGGGGAGTCAGGACTATCAGCATATGTGGGAAAAGTAAATATGAACAGAAATTCGCCAGAATATTTGGTAGAAAATACAGAAGATTCAATTTATGATACAGAAGAAATATTGAAGGAATATTGTACAAAATATGAACTTGTAAAGCCTATAATTACACCTAGATTTGTTCCAAGCTGTAGTATGAAGTTATTGAAAAGCTTAGGAAACTTAGCTAAAAAATACAATGTCCCAGTACAATCACATTTATGTGAAAATAATGATGAAGTTAGTTTTGTTAAAAAGTTACATCCAGATTGTAAAAATTACGCTAGAGTATATGACAGAGCAGGACTATTGGGGGATGTACCTACTATTATGGCTCATTGTATTTTGGTAGATGAAGATGAAATTGGATTAATGAATAGAAAGAATGTATTTATTGCTCATAATCCTAGTTCAAATTGTAATTTATCAAGTGGAATTGCACCTATTAGAAGGTTTGTAACAAGAGGTATACCTGTAGGGCTTGGAAGTGATATATCTGCAGGACATAGTTTGTCAATGACAAATGTAATTGTAAATAGTGCTCAGGTATCAAATTTAAAATGGCTTGAAAGCAGTAAAGTAGATAAGTCTTTTAGTACTGCGGAATTATTTTATCTGGCAACAAAAGGTGGAGGAAAGTTTTTTGGTAAAGTAGGAAGCTTTGAAAATGGGTACGAGTTTGATGCTCTCGTTATTGATGACAGCAATTTAGCTATATTTAGACAATTGTCAATAGAAGAAAGGCTGCAAAAGTTTATCTATACTGGAGATGACAGAAATATTAAGGAGAGATATGTAGCGGGCAAAAAAATAGAGGAGCCTAAGTGTTATTAA
- a CDS encoding sigma 54-interacting transcriptional regulator, producing the protein MGGIVVNTVTSKLDNEAVYKTDVELSHERCKKFGIDSHQVFSKKILYDNELQKKFAANRNLILTAAPYMEQLINFVKGFDFFVLLTDGEGCILNALGDEKILSKAFSLKMVPGAFMNEENIGTNSMSMVISTKMPVQISGDDHFIRAYHKWTCSAAPIKDSKGRLIGVLNLTGYAEFVHSHTLGMVIAASNAIEEMLKVKECNKIQNMNYKHIKNIFNSSPVAIITSDIDGKIKICNKKAQDMFGIRGNKLETDKMEDIIENWNDIKTSIYLGQSTSKETNIVAVRNKTQYQLTTSSIYNCEDDNIEIVYVFEKIKIAKKRNDGQAYYTFDKIIGQDESFMRIIEYAKKISDSKSTILIMGESGTGKEVFAQSIHNHSSRVDGPFIALNCGAIPKQLIESELFGYEEGAFTGAKKGGNIGKFELADGGTIMLDEIGEMPLDMQTKLLRVVQEGVITRIGSSKCISVDVRIIAVTNRDLKKEVERGRFRKDLYYRLNVLPLYLPPLKERKKDIPLLIQYFIKTISKKLNKKEPVIPEEYLQKMINYSWHGNIRELENVVELIINTESVPAGYFSEENCNNEVLVNINEDCLKLDYVEREHLVKVLKKFKGNITHSAAALGIRRNTLYSKIKKYKIEM; encoded by the coding sequence ATGGGGGGAATTGTAGTGAACACAGTTACTTCTAAATTAGATAATGAAGCTGTATATAAAACGGATGTGGAACTTTCGCATGAAAGATGTAAAAAGTTTGGCATTGATTCACACCAGGTTTTTAGTAAAAAAATATTATATGATAATGAATTACAGAAAAAATTTGCAGCTAACAGAAATTTAATATTGACTGCGGCACCTTATATGGAGCAGCTAATTAATTTTGTAAAGGGTTTCGATTTCTTTGTATTACTTACTGACGGAGAAGGATGTATATTAAATGCATTGGGAGACGAAAAAATACTTTCGAAAGCTTTTTCTTTAAAAATGGTACCAGGGGCTTTTATGAATGAAGAAAACATTGGAACTAACTCTATGAGCATGGTTATAAGCACTAAAATGCCAGTTCAAATTTCTGGAGATGATCATTTCATTAGAGCATACCACAAATGGACGTGTTCTGCAGCACCTATAAAAGATAGTAAAGGAAGACTTATAGGTGTATTGAATCTTACTGGGTATGCTGAATTTGTACATTCTCATACTCTTGGGATGGTTATAGCAGCGTCAAATGCCATAGAAGAAATGCTTAAAGTAAAAGAATGTAATAAGATTCAAAATATGAATTACAAGCATATAAAAAATATATTTAATTCCAGCCCTGTTGCTATAATAACTTCCGATATAGATGGTAAAATAAAAATTTGCAACAAAAAAGCACAAGATATGTTTGGTATAAGAGGTAACAAGTTAGAAACAGATAAGATGGAAGATATTATAGAAAATTGGAATGATATAAAGACATCCATATATTTGGGCCAAAGTACTTCAAAAGAAACAAACATAGTGGCTGTGAGAAACAAAACTCAATATCAACTAACTACCAGTTCTATATACAATTGTGAAGATGATAACATTGAAATAGTATATGTTTTTGAAAAAATTAAAATAGCAAAGAAAAGAAATGACGGACAGGCTTACTACACTTTTGATAAAATAATTGGTCAAGATGAAAGTTTTATGAGAATAATAGAATATGCAAAAAAGATTTCGGATAGTAAATCAACTATACTTATAATGGGAGAAAGCGGTACAGGAAAAGAGGTATTTGCACAATCCATTCATAATCACAGTAGTAGAGTAGATGGGCCTTTCATAGCTTTAAATTGCGGTGCTATTCCTAAACAACTTATAGAGTCAGAGCTTTTTGGATACGAAGAAGGAGCTTTTACAGGAGCTAAAAAGGGTGGAAACATTGGAAAATTTGAATTGGCAGATGGTGGAACTATAATGCTGGATGAAATTGGAGAAATGCCACTTGATATGCAGACAAAGCTTCTAAGAGTTGTACAGGAAGGCGTAATAACGAGAATTGGAAGTTCAAAATGTATATCTGTAGATGTAAGAATTATAGCTGTCACGAATAGAGATTTAAAAAAAGAAGTGGAGCGCGGAAGATTTAGAAAGGATTTATATTATAGGCTAAATGTATTGCCTTTATATTTGCCTCCACTTAAAGAGAGAAAAAAGGATATACCTCTTCTTATTCAATATTTTATTAAAACTATATCAAAAAAGTTAAATAAAAAGGAGCCAGTTATACCAGAAGAATATTTACAAAAAATGATTAATTACAGCTGGCACGGAAACATAAGAGAGTTAGAAAATGTAGTGGAGTTAATTATAAATACTGAATCTGTACCTGCAGGTTATTTTTCAGAAGAAAATTGTAATAATGAAGTACTTGTGAATATTAATGAAGACTGCTTAAAGTTGGATTATGTGGAAAGGGAACATTTAGTAAAGGTGTTGAAAAAGTTTAAGGGAAATATAACTCATTCAGCAGCAGCACTTGGAATAAGGAGAAATACTTTATACAGTAAGATTAAAAAATATAAAATAGAAATGTAA
- the cobC gene encoding alpha-ribazole phosphatase, producing MSRKIYLIRHGKINAGTEKRYIGITDIPLNEEGTVQVLKLKKFFKKIDIEKVYLSPLKRCVETAHIILEGRNIENIIVNELMEINMGEWEGKTFSSIKSSLPEQFKSRGEDIGGFVPTGGESFKNLEKRVIPVFKSIISSSSGNIIIIAHAGVNRVILKNILSISMQDIFKINQPYGCINELSFNNGKWNWKLLL from the coding sequence ATGAGTAGAAAAATATATTTAATAAGACATGGTAAAATAAATGCAGGCACTGAGAAACGTTACATAGGAATTACAGATATACCTCTAAATGAAGAAGGCACTGTACAAGTACTAAAGCTAAAAAAATTCTTTAAAAAAATAGACATAGAGAAAGTATATCTAAGTCCACTAAAAAGATGTGTTGAAACAGCACATATAATTTTAGAAGGTAGAAATATAGAAAATATTATAGTAAATGAATTAATGGAAATAAACATGGGTGAATGGGAAGGAAAAACTTTTAGTTCTATTAAGAGTTCTTTACCGGAGCAGTTTAAAAGTAGAGGAGAAGATATAGGAGGTTTTGTACCAACAGGGGGAGAAAGCTTTAAAAATCTTGAGAAAAGAGTTATCCCTGTTTTTAAATCTATTATAAGCAGTAGTAGCGGTAATATAATTATAATTGCCCATGCAGGAGTTAATAGAGTCATACTAAAGAATATTTTATCAATATCTATGCAGGACATATTTAAAATAAATCAACCCTATGGGTGTATAAACGAGCTTTCCTTTAATAATGGGAAATGGAATTGGAAATTGTTATTATAA
- a CDS encoding DVU_1551 family NTP transferase: protein MGKDKLGAIIISAGYSSRMGDFKPLLKFGECTAVEMIINTFKASKIDDIVVIVGHRQNEVIDVIKDLGVRWVKNEDYSKGMFSSIVKGMEVLQEDVKGFFMNPVDIPLIKTHTVNMLKDKYMECGKGIIYPKFNGKSGHPPFIDCKYRSEIMKSDGEGGLKRILQKFDNDSIRVPVPDQGILMDMDIKEDYKKLLEHFYLRAPNLEECYCILNLYGVPCNIRRHGDKVSEIALNILTKLNSKEYNFNKDIMLAAGLLHDLARKEKNHAKEGAKILSDLGYPYVAKIIATHMDIEVSEEDNITEGELLYLADKVVQEDELVGLEKRFSEYSSRFSNNSEALNKVRKRFGEARKIEKKIKSVLGKDFSYE from the coding sequence ATGGGAAAAGATAAGTTAGGGGCCATTATTATTTCAGCAGGATATTCTTCAAGGATGGGAGACTTTAAACCACTTTTGAAATTTGGAGAATGTACTGCAGTGGAAATGATAATAAATACTTTTAAGGCTTCAAAAATTGATGATATTGTAGTAATAGTAGGCCACAGGCAAAATGAAGTAATAGATGTAATTAAAGATTTAGGAGTTAGGTGGGTAAAAAATGAAGATTATTCAAAGGGCATGTTTTCTTCCATAGTAAAAGGGATGGAAGTATTGCAAGAGGATGTAAAAGGATTTTTTATGAATCCTGTAGATATACCTCTCATAAAAACACATACTGTAAATATGTTAAAAGATAAATATATGGAGTGTGGTAAGGGTATTATATATCCCAAGTTTAATGGAAAGTCAGGGCATCCTCCCTTTATAGATTGTAAGTATAGGTCAGAAATAATGAAAAGTGATGGTGAAGGTGGATTAAAGAGAATACTCCAAAAGTTTGACAATGATTCTATAAGAGTTCCGGTTCCAGACCAGGGAATATTGATGGATATGGATATTAAAGAAGACTATAAAAAATTGCTTGAACATTTTTATTTAAGAGCACCTAATTTGGAAGAATGTTATTGCATTTTAAACTTATATGGTGTACCTTGTAATATAAGGAGACATGGAGATAAGGTGTCAGAAATAGCTCTAAATATTTTAACTAAGTTAAATAGTAAAGAATATAATTTCAATAAAGATATAATGTTAGCTGCAGGGCTTTTGCATGATTTGGCTAGAAAAGAAAAAAATCATGCTAAAGAAGGGGCGAAAATATTAAGTGACTTGGGTTACCCGTATGTAGCAAAAATAATAGCAACTCACATGGATATAGAGGTAAGTGAAGAAGATAATATTACAGAAGGAGAACTACTGTACCTGGCAGATAAAGTTGTTCAAGAAGATGAATTAGTAGGATTAGAAAAAAGATTTTCTGAATATTCTTCAAGATTTTCAAATAATTCTGAAGCATTAAACAAAGTGAGGAAGAGGTTTGGGGAAGCCAGAAAAATTGAAAAAAAGATAAAAAGCGTATTGGGGAAAGATTTTAGTTATGAGTAG
- a CDS encoding XdhC family aldehyde oxidoreductase maturation factor, translating into MEDIYEIINNLLDRKEDFVLATILEKSGSAPREEGTKMIIKRDFSIIGTIGGGIFEALAIKLSSRIFQNGAYIIKNCSLTNEGAEALGAACGGDIKLLLEYVDYKDSDMVEMYKNVQKLKRKGDNFAIITRIPGERKSIKGIDKWICSEASFYGKEDEKVQYIIRKIRENFKNVTMQYIDVEEEHYLIEPVLNTQTIYVIGAGHVAQKIAEVAKNLDFDIVVIDDRQEFANKERFKDVKEVKAIPSFENILKYIKVDSNSYIVIVTRGHAYDKEVLGQMLKTNAKYIGMIGSKTKRKFVYESLLDEGYTEEDLKRVHSPIGVSIYAQTPEEIAISIVAELIKVKRETFNGKR; encoded by the coding sequence TTGGAAGATATATATGAGATAATAAATAATCTTTTAGATAGAAAAGAAGACTTTGTTTTGGCCACTATTCTAGAAAAGTCTGGATCTGCACCTAGAGAAGAGGGTACCAAGATGATTATAAAAAGGGATTTTTCTATTATAGGAACTATAGGTGGAGGCATATTTGAGGCATTGGCCATAAAATTATCTTCAAGGATATTTCAAAATGGAGCTTATATAATTAAAAATTGTTCACTTACAAATGAAGGTGCAGAGGCTTTAGGTGCTGCATGTGGTGGAGATATTAAATTGCTTCTAGAGTATGTAGATTATAAAGACAGTGACATGGTGGAAATGTATAAAAATGTGCAGAAACTGAAGAGAAAAGGTGATAATTTTGCTATTATAACTAGAATACCTGGAGAAAGAAAAAGCATAAAAGGCATAGATAAATGGATTTGCAGTGAAGCATCATTTTATGGAAAAGAAGATGAGAAAGTTCAGTACATAATTAGAAAGATAAGAGAAAATTTTAAAAATGTTACTATGCAGTATATTGACGTGGAAGAGGAACATTATTTAATAGAACCTGTTTTAAATACTCAAACCATATATGTAATAGGTGCAGGACATGTAGCACAAAAAATTGCAGAAGTGGCTAAAAATCTGGATTTTGACATTGTTGTTATAGATGATAGACAGGAATTTGCAAATAAGGAAAGGTTTAAAGATGTAAAAGAAGTAAAAGCAATTCCTTCTTTTGAAAATATTCTTAAATATATAAAAGTAGATAGCAATAGTTATATAGTAATAGTTACAAGAGGCCATGCTTACGACAAGGAAGTACTAGGACAGATGCTTAAGACTAATGCAAAGTATATAGGGATGATAGGAAGCAAGACCAAAAGGAAGTTCGTTTATGAGAGCCTTTTGGATGAAGGATATACAGAGGAAGATTTAAAAAGGGTACATAGTCCTATAGGTGTTTCTATATATGCACAAACTCCTGAAGAAATAGCAATAAGTATTGTGGCAGAACTAATAAAAGTAAAAAGGGAGACTTTTAATGGGAAAAGATAA
- a CDS encoding DVU_1553 family AMP-dependent CoA ligase, whose product MKLTPLEAWIVDKTGIKKKSTESLENYQLNKIRKIIDYGKKYSKFYKEYLKDIQGNDIKSFEDFEKIPFTLPEHIKENSNNFLCVPQRDIARIVTLRTSGTSGEEKRIYFTEKDLDLTVEFFKYGMQCIVNKNDRVLVLLPGNSHGSIGDLLKKALKDIDITCYVQGVLVNPKDTAEFIKEKCIDCIVGIPLQVLYFSRVESETFKASIKKILLSADYVPETLIREITHKFSCKVFTHYGMTEMGYGGGVECEALSGYHMRENDLYFEVINPRTGKVVKDGEYGEIVFTTLTREGMPLIRYKTGDIGCFKAGLCACGTFLKTMERVHGRMENKIVIGKNKFLSMRDLDEIILSFEEVINYNVYIEKKNILYIDIAVKREEDFYKLRGNIKNSVEKIPSVREALIDGTLEIVLGYMKKSIEIKNSMVKRKIYDYRGRG is encoded by the coding sequence ATGAAGCTGACACCACTTGAAGCATGGATAGTTGATAAAACAGGAATAAAGAAAAAAAGTACGGAATCTTTAGAAAATTATCAGTTAAATAAAATAAGAAAAATTATAGACTATGGGAAAAAATATAGTAAATTTTATAAGGAATATTTGAAAGATATTCAAGGAAATGATATAAAGTCCTTTGAAGATTTTGAAAAAATTCCTTTTACGCTGCCAGAACATATAAAAGAAAATTCAAATAATTTTTTATGTGTACCTCAAAGAGATATTGCGAGAATAGTAACCTTAAGAACTTCGGGAACAAGTGGGGAAGAAAAAAGAATATATTTTACGGAAAAGGACTTAGATCTTACTGTAGAATTTTTTAAATATGGTATGCAGTGTATTGTAAATAAAAATGACAGGGTATTGGTGCTTTTACCAGGAAATAGTCATGGTAGTATAGGAGATTTACTAAAGAAAGCATTAAAGGATATAGATATAACATGTTATGTTCAAGGTGTACTTGTAAATCCTAAGGATACTGCAGAATTTATCAAGGAAAAATGTATAGATTGTATAGTTGGGATTCCACTGCAGGTACTGTATTTTTCCAGAGTAGAGTCTGAAACATTTAAAGCCAGCATAAAAAAAATTCTTCTGAGTGCTGATTATGTGCCAGAAACATTAATAAGAGAAATTACACATAAATTTAGTTGTAAAGTTTTTACACATTATGGCATGACAGAAATGGGGTATGGAGGAGGAGTAGAATGTGAGGCTTTAAGTGGCTACCATATGAGAGAAAATGATTTGTATTTTGAAGTAATAAATCCACGTACAGGAAAAGTAGTAAAAGATGGAGAGTATGGTGAGATAGTATTTACAACTCTTACAAGAGAAGGAATGCCTTTAATAAGATATAAAACAGGTGATATAGGATGTTTTAAAGCAGGTTTGTGTGCCTGTGGTACTTTTTTAAAGACTATGGAAAGAGTTCATGGAAGGATGGAAAATAAAATTGTAATAGGTAAAAATAAATTCCTATCTATGAGAGATTTGGATGAAATAATCTTGTCTTTTGAAGAGGTAATAAATTATAATGTTTATATTGAAAAGAAAAATATTCTCTATATAGATATTGCTGTAAAAAGGGAGGAGGATTTTTACAAATTAAGAGGGAATATTAAAAATAGTGTAGAAAAAATTCCATCAGTAAGGGAAGCATTAATTGATGGAACTTTAGAAATTGTATTAGGTTATATGAAAAAAAGTATAGAAATAAAAAATAGTATGGTAAAGCGAAAAATATATGACTATAGAGGGAGGGGATAA
- a CDS encoding DVU_1557 family redox protein, with protein MNIDKEEKTPWICDKCNKELELRQVKVLYLGGNFEVELMQCPKCKMVIIDEKLALGKMKEVEKGLEDK; from the coding sequence ATGAATATTGATAAAGAAGAGAAAACTCCATGGATTTGTGACAAATGTAATAAAGAATTAGAACTTAGACAGGTAAAGGTTCTATATCTTGGAGGAAATTTTGAAGTTGAACTCATGCAGTGTCCTAAGTGTAAAATGGTAATTATAGATGAGAAACTTGCATTAGGAAAAATGAAGGAAGTAGAAAAGGGACTGGAAGATAAATGA